A part of Candidatus Nanopelagicales bacterium genomic DNA contains:
- a CDS encoding response regulator — protein sequence MATVLVVDDEPSVRSLLRDVLELDGYDVIEAADGEEALREIARSLPDFVILDIMMPGMSGLDVLRRLRVEHTVTDLPIMLLTAATDDETTWAGWTAGASVFIPKPFDPGRLLDWIEKLLASDQPKN from the coding sequence ATGGCAACGGTTCTAGTCGTCGATGATGAGCCCTCAGTGCGCTCGCTGCTACGCGACGTCCTCGAACTGGATGGGTATGACGTCATCGAAGCCGCCGACGGGGAAGAGGCGCTACGAGAAATCGCGAGATCCCTGCCCGACTTCGTGATTCTCGACATCATGATGCCGGGCATGTCTGGGCTTGACGTCCTACGCCGACTTCGAGTCGAGCACACCGTGACGGACCTGCCGATCATGCTGCTCACAGCGGCGACCGACGACGAGACGACATGGGCTGGCTGGACCGCTGGGGCGAGTGTCTTCATACCGAAACCGTTCGACCCAGGTCGCCTGCTCGACTGGATCGAGAAGCTACTAGCCAGCGATCAGCCCAAGAACTAA
- a CDS encoding acetyl-CoA hydrolase/transferase C-terminal domain-containing protein: MKRITLEQLPTVLSGLPDNPRVVASGNLATPRAILGATDQALERYVLNVLNAQCELPDREGVTYETAFVGPRMRKSPRLKYVPCRLSLVPVLFQKIMRPDVVLIHTSAPHNNSVSLGIEVTVMPAAMEACRAGCGIVIAQANSNMPYTYGDGVLHADEIDYLVEVDEEVPTHASSPPDDVSRQIADRIATLVDDGSTLQAGVGAVPDAVMSGLTERKGLRVWSETFSDGVLDLEQRGRTDDSVPLTASFVTGSRELYGWVHLNRRAKLLRTEMTNAPGRIARQRAMTSINGALQVDLLAQANASRIGEHVFSGIGGSTDFIVGALHSPGGAAYITLPSWHAKANVSTIVPIISQPVTSFQHSAIVTEQGLAHVFGCSEHEQTRNIISQAAHPDTRDELWAAARDLWRA; this comes from the coding sequence ATGAAGAGAATCACGCTAGAGCAGCTGCCCACTGTGCTCAGCGGCTTGCCAGACAACCCTCGAGTCGTCGCGTCCGGGAACTTGGCCACACCGAGAGCCATCCTCGGCGCGACCGACCAGGCGCTGGAGCGCTACGTCTTGAACGTGCTCAACGCTCAGTGTGAGCTACCGGACCGGGAGGGCGTGACCTACGAAACGGCATTCGTCGGACCGCGCATGCGCAAGAGTCCGCGCCTGAAGTACGTACCCTGCCGGTTGAGTCTCGTCCCGGTTCTGTTCCAGAAGATCATGCGTCCGGACGTCGTACTGATCCACACTTCAGCCCCGCACAACAACTCAGTCAGCCTCGGGATCGAAGTCACCGTGATGCCTGCCGCCATGGAGGCCTGCCGCGCGGGATGTGGCATCGTGATCGCGCAGGCGAACTCGAACATGCCCTACACCTACGGCGATGGGGTCTTGCACGCGGACGAGATTGACTACCTGGTCGAGGTCGACGAAGAGGTCCCAACACACGCCAGTTCACCTCCTGACGATGTGTCCCGACAGATCGCCGACAGAATCGCCACGCTCGTGGATGACGGGTCCACGCTTCAAGCGGGGGTCGGCGCCGTTCCGGATGCCGTGATGTCGGGGCTGACGGAGCGCAAGGGGCTTCGCGTCTGGTCGGAGACGTTCAGTGACGGCGTTCTGGATCTCGAGCAGCGAGGCCGCACCGACGACAGCGTGCCCCTAACGGCATCGTTCGTGACCGGCAGCCGCGAACTGTACGGCTGGGTGCACCTCAACCGGAGAGCGAAGCTACTCAGGACCGAGATGACCAATGCCCCGGGCCGAATCGCCAGACAGCGGGCGATGACCAGCATCAACGGTGCATTGCAGGTGGACCTACTGGCCCAAGCGAACGCGTCCCGGATTGGTGAGCACGTGTTCTCGGGAATCGGCGGGTCTACGGATTTCATCGTCGGCGCCCTTCACTCCCCTGGCGGAGCCGCGTACATCACACTGCCGTCTTGGCACGCGAAGGCGAACGTGTCCACGATTGTTCCGATCATTTCCCAGCCAGTGACGTCCTTCCAGCACTCCGCGATAGTCACGGAGCAGGGGCTCGCCCACGTGTTCGGCTGCTCCGAACACGAACAGACCAGGAACATCATCAGCCAGGCCGCTCACCCGGACACGCGTGACGAACTCTGGGCGGCCGCCCGAGACCTGTGGCGCGCGTAA
- a CDS encoding PAS domain-containing sensor histidine kinase: MTEIPGPGRLPVLPEAEHERRSRHLSAVIIAAVFTAGMASVILTAWWSTDWPVPSAQYTAATIWPYIAFIAVATLAEIIYVPVRHGDGVEDLTFFEILVVGGVLVFLPVVALVCPLIGFAVAELLLGRPLRKVLFNTGSYALAASALILIYAGVAGTGSRFGASSVVALLLGAAVFVTINLVLLAWILNVAQGVPFKELIRDQWVLSVSMAVGSVGVAATAVAMVKFAPALAVFSLVPAAALWYAYRSSAAHTHALERNRWLVRLNSLVTTLTAPHILVPGAANAIRHVFGADTVRVVLPTVAYGTIDSQPQVILLDPSAGDDLAVTAASESVQQIPGSALPDGWVSGCLVRLDTGDDSPGVLMLGASRRIPGLQRLLPWAQGEWHLRDVDAPVLQAVAASTAGAIRASQHLTALAEETAKLNAVVDHATDGIAVMDATRAFVMWSPAMARITGVSAQTALASVPSPGTDDPVAVLARVAESASSSADQASSLLTRITRDSEDRELRVWVVWIDHSAVDLAQEPESRRLAILTARDITQERRVERMKADFIATVSHELRTPITPIKGYAGLLADKWDRLAPEKRVDILNTIVDRADHLTRLVDDLLLASRASDTSARLTVEMTDEDLLEVVHEALKMFPGEADRVRVTGSGVTVSCDRVRAIQCLANLIGNALKYSRPGSAVGVEIRREEGGSWATVSVIDHGLGIRPDQLEKVFERFYRVEDPMTMTTGGSGVGLFVSRELARAMGGDIDVISQIGEGSSFTLRLRPADYEAGF; this comes from the coding sequence ATGACGGAGATTCCAGGTCCCGGTCGCCTGCCGGTTCTCCCGGAGGCCGAGCACGAGAGGCGATCCCGGCACCTGTCGGCCGTGATCATCGCTGCTGTGTTCACCGCAGGGATGGCATCGGTGATCCTGACCGCGTGGTGGTCGACTGACTGGCCTGTGCCATCCGCTCAGTACACGGCGGCGACCATCTGGCCCTACATCGCCTTCATCGCGGTAGCGACATTGGCCGAGATCATCTACGTACCGGTTCGACACGGCGATGGAGTCGAGGATCTGACGTTCTTCGAAATCCTGGTCGTGGGCGGAGTCCTGGTGTTCCTTCCTGTAGTTGCCCTCGTGTGCCCGCTGATCGGCTTCGCTGTAGCTGAACTCCTACTGGGGCGACCACTGCGGAAAGTACTGTTCAACACGGGTTCCTACGCTTTGGCAGCCTCAGCCCTCATCCTGATCTACGCAGGAGTGGCCGGGACAGGGTCCCGGTTCGGAGCGAGCTCCGTTGTCGCGCTGCTGCTCGGTGCGGCGGTCTTCGTAACCATCAACTTGGTCTTGCTCGCGTGGATCCTGAACGTGGCTCAGGGCGTTCCGTTCAAGGAACTGATCCGCGACCAGTGGGTGCTGTCGGTGAGCATGGCGGTCGGAAGCGTAGGTGTCGCGGCAACAGCCGTCGCGATGGTCAAGTTCGCTCCAGCCCTGGCTGTGTTCTCGCTCGTGCCAGCCGCGGCCCTCTGGTACGCCTACCGATCCTCGGCGGCCCACACACACGCACTCGAGCGCAACCGCTGGCTGGTACGCCTCAACTCCCTGGTCACAACTCTCACCGCGCCACACATCCTGGTACCGGGCGCGGCCAACGCGATTCGCCATGTGTTCGGGGCCGACACCGTGCGGGTAGTTCTGCCAACCGTTGCCTACGGAACCATCGACTCCCAGCCACAAGTGATCTTGCTCGACCCCAGCGCCGGCGACGATCTAGCGGTCACTGCCGCCTCGGAATCGGTCCAGCAGATCCCTGGCAGCGCCCTCCCTGACGGCTGGGTGTCGGGCTGCCTGGTGCGACTCGACACCGGCGATGACAGTCCCGGCGTTCTCATGCTGGGCGCGTCTAGACGGATTCCAGGGCTGCAAAGGCTCCTTCCCTGGGCGCAGGGGGAATGGCACCTGCGCGATGTCGACGCCCCCGTTCTCCAGGCTGTCGCGGCCTCGACTGCTGGCGCGATACGCGCCAGCCAGCACCTAACGGCCTTGGCGGAGGAGACGGCCAAACTCAACGCCGTCGTGGACCACGCCACCGACGGCATCGCGGTCATGGATGCCACGCGCGCGTTCGTGATGTGGAGTCCCGCTATGGCGCGCATCACCGGGGTATCCGCCCAAACCGCCCTTGCGAGTGTGCCGTCGCCAGGGACCGACGACCCAGTGGCGGTCCTGGCGCGCGTAGCCGAATCGGCCAGCTCCTCGGCGGACCAGGCCAGCTCGCTTCTTACGCGGATCACCAGGGACTCCGAGGACCGAGAACTGCGAGTCTGGGTTGTATGGATCGACCACTCCGCCGTCGATCTCGCCCAAGAACCGGAATCCCGCCGCCTGGCCATCCTCACCGCCCGAGACATCACGCAGGAACGTCGGGTCGAGCGCATGAAGGCTGACTTCATCGCGACGGTTTCGCACGAGCTGCGCACACCCATCACTCCGATCAAGGGATATGCCGGGCTTCTGGCCGACAAGTGGGACCGGCTGGCGCCCGAAAAGCGTGTCGATATCCTGAACACGATTGTCGACCGGGCCGATCACTTGACGCGCTTGGTGGACGACCTGCTGCTGGCGTCGCGGGCATCGGATACGTCGGCACGCCTCACCGTGGAGATGACAGATGAGGATCTGCTGGAAGTTGTTCACGAGGCGCTCAAGATGTTCCCGGGCGAAGCTGACCGCGTCCGCGTCACGGGATCGGGTGTCACAGTGTCGTGCGACAGAGTCAGAGCGATTCAATGCTTGGCGAATCTGATCGGGAACGCGCTGAAGTACTCGCGGCCCGGATCGGCCGTTGGTGTGGAGATCCGGCGGGAGGAGGGAGGATCATGGGCAACGGTGTCGGTGATCGATCACGGACTTGGAATACGTCCTGATCAGCTGGAGAAGGTGTTCGAGCGCTTCTATCGTGTGGAGGATCCAATGACGATGACCACAGGGGGAAGCGGCGTCGGTCTGTTCGTCTCGCGTGAGCTCGCACGGGCGATGGGCGGCGACATCGACGTCATCTCACAGATCGGCGAGGGCAGCAGTTTCACGCTCCGCCTAAGACCAGCTGACTACGAGGCGGGTTTCTGA